The region atatcTATGGCATCACCTTCTTGTATGCTTTTTGGCTTTTAACTCTCAACCGGAGGCAACGCCGACCAAATCATTACTTTTATTGTCATGTAGGATTGATTATTCATGATCATTGTGTCAAGAAGTGCTACTGCTAGAAATTTATAGAATAGGAGGAATAGCCCTTCGAAATTTCATCGAATGAAACGGATTCGTGTGGCTGCTTGCAGGGATGGTGCATAACTTGGCTTTAACAGATGAGATGATGCCACGTTATTTTATTGGGGCATCTGCAGATCCTGGTCTTCAAAGCTTTCTCTTAATTCTGTATCAATTTTATAGCATTTAATTATTTggttattgttttgaaattgaagaGACGAAGAAAATAGAGATAACggaatcaagataaaaatataaaaaataattatatttagtagtgatgttttgataaaataattatctttatatcttattagtagataaaacaaaagaaataataaaatatattttacccttaatatatattattattgaatcaatatatttaaaaataataatttcacattatttttttactttattttatattaagcattaattataaaatcaagactGTCCAAACAAGTTTTCTTGAAATCGAGCCAACTCAAGGCTGGactgttttgaattttaaaaaataataaaataatttagcaaATGTAACCTAGTAAAATACCTGAATAAAATACAGGTCAAttccattgaattttttaaaaaaattaatcaaaaaacaagattcttttaattattattttttaaataaattttaaaactataataataactatttttattatcacatatattaattattttagtaataaaagttttttacaataatattttagaaataaaaaataaaaaaatattatattttgaccACAGTCTACTATATACCTCCAATTTTGAAAGTTTAAATATTTactctaaaattattataaaaatagatttatattttatatctatctCATTAACCACATTTCTGTCTCTGCTGATTACTGTGACAATAACCAAAATCTATGTAAATTTCTCCCTACTGTTTTTATCCTGTTTCACATTCTTTTCCCCTGTGAAGCAAATGGAGTTTAATTACTACTGATTTACGTGATCATTGGATTTTCAAACACAAAGGAAATACAATTAATTAAGGACTTCCGCGGCTGGTTGATCAATATAACAACAGCACCTGCCAAGAAGTATTTAAGTAAACAGGCAAGAAACAAGTGTTGAAGCAAAAAGGTCAACATCAGCCCTGCACTTCAACCACATGCAAAAACAacatgtttcaaaaaaaaaaaaatatttttgataccactccatcaaaacaatacaaaaacacaaaaataaaataatttcaagcaaaacaaatttaaaattttatgtaacACAATTTCTACCGTAAAAACAAACATCATAAAAACACCCAAAATACATGTGCTGTTTACTATAATGTATGTCCTAAGAACACCCGCTATACATGTGCTGTTTACTATAATGTATGCTCTTGTACAAAAGGTCCCCAGAGATATTCCTATCATATTCGCACCTCAGAGCCCCGGGACAACAAACTATAACTTGTATAGTTTCTGCTCATGAGGGCTATTTGAAGTGGTTTAGGCAAACACTAGTTTAGTTACAAGAATCTATATAACCACCATTCTCCTATTAATGGATAATAAAAGCATGAAACAATAGGTGAATGATTTATCCTAACACAACACACTGATGCATGACAATAAAGACACAACATAGCACTATAATGCCATGGCATATGATGACTTTTATTCACACAAACACACAAAAGCCATCACACCACAAGCATCTAAGCAAATTGTGATGCTTTTCAACAATCGGTGCATACAAAAACATGTGAACAGATTGCCAtctaaaattgtcaaaaaagtTAGTGTGGGATACTTACGAAAAGGAAACAACTACTTTACCTACGATCTATGTATGCTAAGATTCTTTGCATGTCTTCTTATTGTGGCCAAGGCCCTTGCATTTACTACACTGAAGCTGACGCTTTATAATATCAGTTGATTCAGCCTGCTTTGTCTTTGGCCGGCCAGGTGGACGCTTAGTTGGTGGAGGGGTTACAATAACTCCCGCCTCAGTTAATTCACCCTGCACTGGTCGGTCAACATTTGGAACAGGTTGGATCGACTCAGCATACGATAAGTGGTAACTCTCGGTTGTGAAGTATCTGGAGCAATAATCATATGGACTTCGGCCAATGCATTCAAAGACCGCAACAGCATGGCAGCAGGGCAAACCAGTTAGTTGCCATCCCTTGCAGCTACAGTCCCAATGATCAATATCAACAACATCTACAGATTCCCCGCGAACTTCAAATGTGCTTCCATGGGAGAGTAACACTTGAAGTGACCTTGCAATTGACATttccttttctaatttttcctCCTTTGATGGGGTTAACTTAGTTTTCCATTGATTTGATTCCACCCGGCGAGTATAAATTGCTTCCATCATCTTACCTCTTAATGCATCGACCATTTGTGTTATTGGCAACTCATGTGCCTCTGATATCCAATTGTAGAACTGTTGTCCAAAGTTTGATGTCATATGATCATACCTTGCCCCTCCAAAGAATGCATTTGCCCAGTGCTCAGGCTCGCTTTGTACAACCCAATTGTAAGCTTCAGGGGATATACCCTTTATATTTTCTACAGAGCGCTGGAATCCCTCAAGTCTGGGTGCATAAGCAGCAGCATAAAAATCATTAACCATGAAACGTCTTGCTTCATGAGAAAACTGACCTTTCAAGTCTTTATTTAGTTTCTCTGCAAGACGGCGTAAGCAATAGCTGTGGTAGCATTTATCAAATATCTCAGCTAATGATTTCTTCAAACCATTTTGAAAATCTGCCACAAATGTGATCTGGCGAGATGCAGAGACTGCAGACTTCAGTTCCAATAAAAACCAAAGCCAATTGTCCTCTGTTTCAGCATCAACTACAGCAAATGCTATAGGAAAAATACCATCGTCTGCATCTGCAGCAGTTGCAGCCAACAGTGTCCCTTGGTATTTTGAGTTTAAAGGAATGCTGTCAAGGAAAATGAGAGGACGGCAACCTTGATCAAAACCAGATATTGATGCATGAAATGACACAAAGAGACGATGAAAGCTTGAGTCATCTTTTGTGGAGAACGTAGCTATACTGCCCGGATTAGTCTCCTTTATCTTCTCACAAAAGAAAGGTAACTGATTATATGCCTCTTTATAGGAGCCTTGAAGCTGCTCCCTGGCAATCTCTTTTGCACGCCATGCCTGAGAATAATTCAGTTGAATTCCATACTCTCGTTTGATGTCATCTGCAATATCCTTTGGCTTGTAGTTTGGGGaaactttcaatttctcctTTATGATACTTCCCACCCAACCCCTTGTTGAACGATACCCAGCTTTCACA is a window of Populus nigra chromosome 10, ddPopNigr1.1, whole genome shotgun sequence DNA encoding:
- the LOC133705230 gene encoding uncharacterized protein LOC133705230 isoform X2, encoding MAHTVGGFDMDLSSGDPISCIPIGVIDDKQRKAAQQWENMITGVDQRFNSFTEFREALHKYSIAHGFAYRYKKNDSHRVSVKCKTQGCPWRIYASRLSTTQLICIKKMNPNHTCEGAAVKAGYRSTRGWVGSIIKEKLKVSPNYKPKDIADDIKREYGIQLNYSQAWRAKEIAREQLQGSYKEAYNQLPFFCEKIKETNPGSIATFSTKDDSSFHRLFVSFHASISGFDQGCRPLIFLDSIPLNSKYQGTLLAATAADADDGIFPIAFAVVDAETEDNWLWFLLELKSAVSASRQITFVADFQNGLKKSLAEIFDKCYHSYCLRRLAEKLNKDLKGQFSHEARRFMVNDFYAAAYAPRLEGFQRSVENIKGISPEAYNWVVQSEPEHWANAFFGGARYDHMTSNFGQQFYNWISEAHELPITQMVDALRGKMMEAIYTRRVESNQWKTKLTPSKEEKLEKEMSIARSLQVLLSHGSTFEVRGESVDVVDIDHWDCSCKGWQLTGLPCCHAVAVFECIGRSPYDYCSRYFTTESYHLSYAESIQPVPNVDRPVQGELTEAGVIVTPPPTKRPPGRPKTKQAESTDIIKRQLQCSKCKGLGHNKKTCKES
- the LOC133705230 gene encoding uncharacterized protein LOC133705230 isoform X1 encodes the protein MAAKKIIAICQSGGEFVTNVDGSLSYNGGDAYAIDIDQQTLLSDFKSEVAELFNCSADIMSIKYFLPGNRRTLITISKDKDLQRMVNFLGDSSTVDVFLLLKDVAACNVSNISASRSSRTTVSEAVIPVEAPIDVAVDMAHTVGGFDMDLSSGDPISCIPIGVIDDKQRKAAQQWENMITGVDQRFNSFTEFREALHKYSIAHGFAYRYKKNDSHRVSVKCKTQGCPWRIYASRLSTTQLICIKKMNPNHTCEGAAVKAGYRSTRGWVGSIIKEKLKVSPNYKPKDIADDIKREYGIQLNYSQAWRAKEIAREQLQGSYKEAYNQLPFFCEKIKETNPGSIATFSTKDDSSFHRLFVSFHASISGFDQGCRPLIFLDSIPLNSKYQGTLLAATAADADDGIFPIAFAVVDAETEDNWLWFLLELKSAVSASRQITFVADFQNGLKKSLAEIFDKCYHSYCLRRLAEKLNKDLKGQFSHEARRFMVNDFYAAAYAPRLEGFQRSVENIKGISPEAYNWVVQSEPEHWANAFFGGARYDHMTSNFGQQFYNWISEAHELPITQMVDALRGKMMEAIYTRRVESNQWKTKLTPSKEEKLEKEMSIARSLQVLLSHGSTFEVRGESVDVVDIDHWDCSCKGWQLTGLPCCHAVAVFECIGRSPYDYCSRYFTTESYHLSYAESIQPVPNVDRPVQGELTEAGVIVTPPPTKRPPGRPKTKQAESTDIIKRQLQCSKCKGLGHNKKTCKES